A segment of the Candidatus Methylomirabilota bacterium genome:
AACCCGTTCCACCCGCTCATCGAAACCCAAGGGCCCGCGGCAGGACCGCGAACAGGATGTCGATTCCCTGCCGCCCTCGATGTGCGAACCCTGCAATGCCGCGCCCGGTAGCCCGGTGGTCGAGATCCGCTGGAATCTCGACCACCCGGAACCCCCGGCGAACGGCGTCGATCGTCATCCCAGTCTCCAGCCCGAACCCCGCCGACAGGGGCCGGCAGGCCTGGAGCGCCTCCTGAGTGATCGCGCGCTGTCCCGACAGCGGCTCGACGGCCTGGAACCCGCTCAGCAATCGGATGGCCCGTCGCGCCGACCGCTTCACAAGCCCGAACCCACCGCTCCGCGCCGGAGGGAGCACGGCCACCGCAAGGTCGGCCCGGCCCTCGAGCACCTCGGACAGGATCGGCCCGAGCCGAGCGGCGGTGTGGCCGAGGTCGGCGTCGGCCAGGAGCCAGACCCCGGCTGGGGGGAGCCGGAGAAGCGCACTGTCGACCGCCCGACCCTTGCCCGCCCGGCGCCGGCCCTGCAAGACCGTGGCCCCCGCCGTCAGGGCCTGGGAGGCGGTTCCGTCGGTAGAAGCGTCGTCCATCACCACCACGTGTGCGACCTGCGGAAGGGAGCGGAGGGCCGACACCGTGGCCGCGATCCGGTCGGCTTCGTTGCGGGCGGTGACGAGCGCGCGCACCCTCCGGTTGGTCACGTCAGGGGCGGGAGGGCGGCCGTCGCTCCGGCCTTGATCCCGTAGTTGCCTCCCTGCCCCACGAGCAGGAGTCGCTCCAGCCCGAGGACGAGCGCCGCTCCACCAACCGAGAAGTCCAGGTCGTCCACGGTCACCATACGCGTGCCGTCGCCGGCAGCTCCATCGGCCCGCAGCGCCGGGATGAACGGATACTCGGTGGACGCGCTCTCGCCCGCACCGACCGTGGCACCGCGCTGGACCAGGCCCTCGACGAGCGGCACGAAGAAGAGCTGCGGATCGATGAGGGGCACGCCCCGCCCACCGGACAGGACGATCACCAGCTGGCCCTTGCCCCCGATCCCCGAGAGGTCCCCCCGCGAGATCGAAGGGGAACCCGGCGTGGTGGTCAGGAAGTTGGCCGTCAGGAGGTCGTCCAGGAAGTCCGGTCCGCTCGGCCCGACGGCGCGACGGGGCGCGCCCACGGCTAGGCGCTGGGCGAGCACCTCGGCCGCGCGCGCCTGGAGCGTCGGCGTCAGTGTGTCGCTCGCCATCCCCAGGAGTTGCGCCAGCGCTTCCCGGGATGATTCGTCGCCGACCGCCATCCGGTCGGTGATCGACAGCTCGGCCACAACCTTGACGGCGGCCTCGGACAGCGACAGCCGGGCCTGGGACAACAGGCGCGGGTCCACGCCGTCGTGCGTGACCATCACCACCGGCCGCCCGGTCAGGGTGCCCGGGTCGAGTGAGGGCAGGATGTCGCCCGCTTGCTGGAGCGCCCCGACCTGCGCCTTGAGATCGCTGACCTCCGCCCGGGTGTCCGAGAGGTCCTGCGTGAGTCCGTGCGTTTGCCGGCGCAGCTCCCCGATCAGCGCGGGCTGAACGACGGACGACCCGAACAACAGGCCGAGCCCCACGGCGAGGAAAATCGCGACGATCGTGAAGATGTGGTACCGGAACGAGATCAAATCAGCTCCTTCAGGTGGAACAGCCACTGACGGAACCGTTCGAACAGGAGGGTCACGTAGGTGCTCAGGACCGGGGAGATGGCGATGATCAGGATCATCACGACGATCGCCGCCCCCACCAGGAACACCGTGTCTCGGGTCCGGATCCTCGGCGTATAGACGCGGGACACGCCCTTCGCGTCCATCAGCGTTTCCCCCACCCGCAGGCGCACCAGGAACGTGCTGGCCATGCCCATCCGCCCCTTGTCCAGGAACTCCCGGAGGTTCCCGTGGCTGCCCACAGAGACGATGAGATCGGCCCCCTTCTCGTGGGAAAGGAGCAGGGCGACGTCCTCGCTCGTCCCCGCCGCGCGCACGATCGAATACGGGACGCCGAGGTCCTCCAGCCTGGCCTGCCCGGGGGCGAATCCGTCCCGGTAGGCGTGGAGGACGACCTCGGTCGGAAGCTTGCGCCGCAGTCGTTTCGGCCGCAACAACGCGAGCCGCAGCGCCGAATCCGACACGCTGTCCATGTCCCCGATGATGAGATCGGGCAGGTACCCTGCGTCGATGAGGGCATCGGCGCCTCCGTCGACGCCGACGAGCACCGGCCGCACGTCGCGGATGTACGAGCCCAGAGCGGCCAGGTCCTCCTTGTACTGGTAGCCCCGGACGACGACCAGGACGGGCCTGCCGGCCAACTCGTGCACCAGCGTGGGCAGCCCCGACCCCCCGAACAGGAGGTCGCGTTCGCGTTGCATGAAGTCCACGGTGTTGCGGGCGAAGCTCTCGAAGCGGTCGGCCAGCCCGGCGCGAGCCTCCTCCATGGCCAGGCGGACCGACGCCTCGCTCTGTCTGACACCCACGGCGAGCAACCGGTCGCCCGACAGGACGCGATCACCATCGACCTTGACCAGGTCACCCTCCCTCACCTTGCGGAGCAACAGCGGGCCCACGCCATCGACGAGGGGGATGCCGGCGTCGAGGAGGATGAGCGGGCCGAGGTTCGGGTACCGACCGGTGATGGAGCGTCCCGCGTTCACCACGGCGGCCACACCCGCCCCTACCAGTCCTTCGGCCGAGACCCTGTCCAGGTCCTCGTGGTCCAGCACGGCGACGTCGCCGGGCTGCAGCCGGCCCACCAGGCGCTTGGTCCGGGCGTCGACCCGGGCCATGCCTTGCTGCGGCCGCTCCCTTCGCTGCGGCCGCCGAAGCAGGCTCCTGGCCCTCGATGTGGACGTGTCGATCGCCTCCCATCGCGCGGACCACCCGGCGGTCGGCGCTGAATCGGATCGGCACGACCAGGGTATCCGAACCAACCCTCGGGCAGGGCGCCGGCCCGGCCGGTTACCGCTCCCCGCCCGGGAGCCCGAACTTCTCGCGTACCAGGGCGTGGAAAGCCGGGGCGTCGTCCCGGCGAACGAGGCGGGCCGGGTTGGGGGCCGCCCCGATCCGCACCCTCGATCCGATCGGAAGCTCGAGGCTCTCCCGCCCGTCGGCCGAGATCAGCCCGGGCTCGTCGCCCACCACCTCCAGGTTCACCGTGTCGTCGGCGCCGATCACCAGGGTCCGGTCGAACACCATGTGGGGCGCCACGGGCGTGACCAGCAAGCACGGGATCGCCGGCGTCACGATCGGCCCACCCGCCGAGAACGAGTACGCAGTGGATCCGGTGGGGGTGGCCACGATGACGCCGTCGGCCGACAGGGTCGTGACGTAGACGTCCCCCACGTACAGGGCCAGGCGAACCAGGCGGTGGCGGGCTCGTTTCTCCACGATGACCTCGTTCAGGGCCCATTGGGGCGCGAAACCATCGCTCTCCGGACGGGCCAGCACGGCCAATCGCTCCTCGATCCTTGCTCCGCCCGTCGCGGCCAGCTCGAGGAGGGGAGGCGCCTCCTCCGGCTCCACCTCGGTCAGGAATCCCATCCGGCCGACCTTTACGCCGAGGACCGGACATCCGACGGCCGAAGCCACGTGGGCCGCCCGCAGGAAGGTGCCGTCGCCTCCCACCGACAGGATCAGGTCGAGCCCGCCCGCGAAGTCGCCGGCCATCCGGGCGTCGGCGTTCGCCGGATCGAACCACCGGACCTGAACATCGCGGTCCTCGAACCATTGCGACAGGTGCTTGGCCGCCGCCATCGCGGTCTCGCGGGCTGGATGGACGACGAACCCGGCCGCCTTCACGATCCCCCTCCGATGCGCAGGCCCTCGCCGATCGCGCCGGTGAGATCGGGCGGCTGCGCGAGACCCCCCTTGACCGCGTGGATGAAGAACTCGACATTTCCGGCGGGGCCGAGGAGGGGGGACGTCATTGCCTTGTCGGACATGGCTCCCGACGCTTTGCAGGCCGCGACGACCTGCTCGAGGGCCCGCCGCCACACGCCCGGGTCGCGAACCACGCCGTGCGCGCCCACGTCCTTCGGCCCCGCTTCGAACTGCGGCTTCACCAGCAGCACGAGGTCGGCGCCCTCCATCGCCACCTCAGCCAGCGCCGGGAGGACCAGGCGAAGGGAGATGAACGAGAGGTCGGCCACCACCACCTGCGGGATGAACGGGAGGTCGGCCGGAACGAGGTCGCGCACGTTCGTGCGCTCCAGGAGGGTGACCCGGGAGTCCCGGCGAAGCTCCCACGCCAGCTGGCCGTACCCCACGTCCACCGCCACGACCCGGGCTGCCCCTCGCTGGAGCAGGCAATCGGAGAAGCCGCCGGTGGACGCTCCGGCGTCGAGCGCATCGCGGCCGGCCACGGCCACCCCGAAGCGTTCCAGAGCCGCGTCGAGCTTGTCCCCGCCCCGGGAGACGTACCGGCGGGGTGGCCCGGCGATCGCAAGAGCCTCGTCCGATCGGACGAGCGTCGACGGCTTGCTCGCGGAGCGGCCGCCGACCACGACCAACCCGTT
Coding sequences within it:
- a CDS encoding glycosyltransferase, translating into MTNRRVRALVTARNEADRIAATVSALRSLPQVAHVVVMDDASTDGTASQALTAGATVLQGRRRAGKGRAVDSALLRLPPAGVWLLADADLGHTAARLGPILSEVLEGRADLAVAVLPPARSGGFGLVKRSARRAIRLLSGFQAVEPLSGQRAITQEALQACRPLSAGFGLETGMTIDAVRRGFRVVEIPADLDHRATGRGIAGFAHRGRQGIDILFAVLPRALGFR
- a CDS encoding copper transporter translates to MISFRYHIFTIVAIFLAVGLGLLFGSSVVQPALIGELRRQTHGLTQDLSDTRAEVSDLKAQVGALQQAGDILPSLDPGTLTGRPVVMVTHDGVDPRLLSQARLSLSEAAVKVVAELSITDRMAVGDESSREALAQLLGMASDTLTPTLQARAAEVLAQRLAVGAPRRAVGPSGPDFLDDLLTANFLTTTPGSPSISRGDLSGIGGKGQLVIVLSGGRGVPLIDPQLFFVPLVEGLVQRGATVGAGESASTEYPFIPALRADGAAGDGTRMVTVDDLDFSVGGAALVLGLERLLLVGQGGNYGIKAGATAALPPLT
- the steA gene encoding putative cytokinetic ring protein SteA; translated protein: MARVDARTKRLVGRLQPGDVAVLDHEDLDRVSAEGLVGAGVAAVVNAGRSITGRYPNLGPLILLDAGIPLVDGVGPLLLRKVREGDLVKVDGDRVLSGDRLLAVGVRQSEASVRLAMEEARAGLADRFESFARNTVDFMQRERDLLFGGSGLPTLVHELAGRPVLVVVRGYQYKEDLAALGSYIRDVRPVLVGVDGGADALIDAGYLPDLIIGDMDSVSDSALRLALLRPKRLRRKLPTEVVLHAYRDGFAPGQARLEDLGVPYSIVRAAGTSEDVALLLSHEKGADLIVSVGSHGNLREFLDKGRMGMASTFLVRLRVGETLMDAKGVSRVYTPRIRTRDTVFLVGAAIVVMILIIAISPVLSTYVTLLFERFRQWLFHLKELI
- a CDS encoding NAD(+)/NADH kinase, translated to MKAAGFVVHPARETAMAAAKHLSQWFEDRDVQVRWFDPANADARMAGDFAGGLDLILSVGGDGTFLRAAHVASAVGCPVLGVKVGRMGFLTEVEPEEAPPLLELAATGGARIEERLAVLARPESDGFAPQWALNEVIVEKRARHRLVRLALYVGDVYVTTLSADGVIVATPTGSTAYSFSAGGPIVTPAIPCLLVTPVAPHMVFDRTLVIGADDTVNLEVVGDEPGLISADGRESLELPIGSRVRIGAAPNPARLVRRDDAPAFHALVREKFGLPGGER
- a CDS encoding TlyA family RNA methyltransferase; translated protein: MTRRRLDAELVRRGLARTRTEAQDAVRNGLVVVGGRSASKPSTLVRSDEALAIAGPPRRYVSRGGDKLDAALERFGVAVAGRDALDAGASTGGFSDCLLQRGAARVVAVDVGYGQLAWELRRDSRVTLLERTNVRDLVPADLPFIPQVVVADLSFISLRLVLPALAEVAMEGADLVLLVKPQFEAGPKDVGAHGVVRDPGVWRRALEQVVAACKASGAMSDKAMTSPLLGPAGNVEFFIHAVKGGLAQPPDLTGAIGEGLRIGGGS